In one window of uncultured Acetobacteroides sp. DNA:
- a CDS encoding glycoside hydrolase family 27 protein, which yields MKKIVLMLALAIAVGSGYAQKFANLAKTPPMGWNSWNKFACNIDEKLIREIADAMVANGYKAAGYEYIVIDDCWHGQRDSLGFIHPDPTRFPSGIKALADYVHSKGLKFGIYSDAGTQTCGGKPGSLGHEYQDAITYAQWGVDYLKYDWCFTENVNSKGAYTTMSKALAAAGHPILFSMCEWGTNKPWLWASNIAHMWRTTGDIFNCFDGIQDHGTYKCWGTMQILDMSEPLRQYAAPGHWNDLDMLEVGNGMPANEDRAHFTMWCMVASPLIMGHDLRNASAQTQEILTNKEVIAVSQDSLGIAAFKHSTKDSIQVWCKPLKGGDWAICFLNRGKNAANVEFDWKTQAVVDTLSNTSASLDKVIYQLKDLWAKKPAGTTKSKLKAVVPGHDVVLLRLTPIKKK from the coding sequence ATGAAAAAAATCGTACTAATGCTAGCCCTAGCAATTGCAGTGGGCAGCGGCTACGCGCAAAAGTTTGCCAACCTAGCCAAAACGCCTCCAATGGGCTGGAACAGCTGGAATAAGTTTGCCTGCAACATCGACGAGAAACTAATCCGCGAGATTGCTGACGCTATGGTAGCCAACGGCTATAAGGCAGCCGGCTACGAGTACATTGTTATCGATGATTGCTGGCACGGCCAACGCGATAGCCTTGGATTTATTCACCCCGATCCTACCCGATTCCCTTCGGGAATAAAGGCGCTAGCAGACTACGTTCACTCCAAGGGGCTAAAGTTTGGCATCTACTCCGATGCCGGAACGCAAACCTGCGGAGGGAAACCCGGCAGCCTTGGGCACGAGTACCAGGATGCCATTACCTATGCGCAATGGGGTGTAGACTACCTAAAGTACGACTGGTGCTTCACCGAGAACGTGAACTCGAAGGGGGCATATACCACCATGAGCAAGGCGCTTGCTGCTGCCGGACACCCTATCCTCTTTAGCATGTGCGAGTGGGGTACCAACAAGCCCTGGCTTTGGGCCTCCAACATAGCCCACATGTGGCGCACCACAGGCGATATCTTCAACTGCTTTGATGGTATTCAGGATCACGGAACCTACAAGTGCTGGGGAACAATGCAGATCCTCGACATGTCAGAACCGCTAAGGCAGTATGCCGCTCCTGGCCACTGGAACGACCTAGATATGCTCGAGGTTGGCAACGGCATGCCGGCCAACGAAGACCGTGCCCACTTTACCATGTGGTGCATGGTAGCATCACCCCTTATTATGGGACACGACTTGCGTAACGCCTCGGCACAAACGCAAGAAATCCTTACCAACAAGGAGGTGATTGCCGTAAGCCAAGATTCGTTAGGCATTGCCGCATTTAAGCATTCGACAAAGGACAGCATTCAGGTTTGGTGCAAACCTCTTAAGGGTGGCGATTGGGCCATCTGCTTCCTCAACAGAGGGAAGAACGCCGCCAACGTTGAATTCGACTGGAAGACCCAAGCGGTGGTGGATACCCTATCGAACACCAGCGCCAGCCTCGACAAGGTAATCTACCAGCTAAAAGATTTGTGGGCGAAGAAACCAGCAGGGACTACAAAGAGCAAGCTAAAGGCTGTCGTTCCTGGACATGATGTAGTCCTACTCCGATTGACGCCAATTAAAAAGAAGTAG
- a CDS encoding 4Fe-4S binding protein, whose protein sequence is MALTVSKSRCPQNHRCPLIPTCPVGAISQNGYGLPVIDEAKCIECGKCIRHCGMGAVHKQ, encoded by the coding sequence ATGGCTTTAACAGTTAGCAAAAGCAGATGCCCGCAGAACCACCGATGTCCCCTTATCCCAACCTGCCCGGTTGGCGCTATATCGCAGAATGGCTATGGGCTTCCGGTTATCGACGAAGCAAAATGTATTGAATGCGGCAAGTGCATCCGCCATTGCGGGATGGGCGCCGTGCATAAGCAGTAG
- a CDS encoding cyclic-phosphate processing receiver domain-containing protein — protein sequence MKTYKVLLDDYRDPEDLYYYNHDEVYLEQGWLVVRSFEEFTANISGYYHRGAFPSLVSFDGAISTLHLSRDVGRDLETYVEKSTVDCAEWLAEYVAKNHLEMPEVKIHASSGEISQSIFEVVKAVKGEL from the coding sequence ATGAAAACATACAAAGTTCTTTTAGATGACTACCGCGATCCCGAAGATCTCTACTACTACAACCACGACGAGGTTTACCTCGAGCAAGGTTGGTTGGTGGTTCGCAGCTTCGAAGAGTTTACCGCTAACATTAGCGGATACTACCATCGTGGAGCATTTCCCAGCCTGGTATCATTCGATGGCGCCATCTCTACGCTGCACCTAAGCCGTGATGTTGGGCGAGATTTAGAAACCTATGTTGAGAAAAGTACGGTTGATTGCGCTGAATGGCTCGCAGAGTATGTGGCTAAGAACCATCTCGAAATGCCAGAGGTGAAAATCCATGCATCAAGCGGCGAAATCTCCCAAAGCATCTTCGAGGTAGTAAAAGCCGTTAAGGGAGAATTGTAG
- a CDS encoding cytochrome b/b6 domain-containing protein, which produces MKTNVWTLPTRIFHWYLAAGCVLAYLLSDYTQTHAAIGLSIGTLLLFRLIWGITGPRYSRFKDFPISPKKVIHFIKNIKAEEHLYTGHNPAAATIMLLIILTGICVAATGLLTALSDDTDFFGPARFSNFEGHLELHETFITILMILVGTHIIGLATSFYTEKNAKTIFSMFSGTKRLPGINANLNLWQRASAVIAGVATISVLVYVLSL; this is translated from the coding sequence ATGAAAACAAATGTTTGGACATTACCCACCCGAATATTCCACTGGTACTTAGCAGCAGGCTGCGTGCTGGCATACCTTCTAAGCGATTACACCCAAACCCATGCTGCAATTGGGCTGAGCATAGGCACGCTCCTACTCTTTCGGTTGATTTGGGGCATTACAGGTCCTCGCTACTCCCGATTTAAGGACTTTCCCATCTCACCCAAAAAGGTAATTCACTTTATAAAGAACATCAAAGCTGAAGAACACCTCTATACGGGGCATAATCCTGCAGCAGCTACCATTATGCTGCTTATTATCCTTACAGGTATTTGCGTAGCAGCAACAGGTCTGCTCACAGCGCTGTCTGATGATACCGATTTCTTTGGACCAGCCCGCTTCTCCAACTTCGAAGGTCACCTCGAACTGCATGAGACCTTTATAACGATACTAATGATTCTAGTTGGAACGCATATTATCGGTCTAGCCACAAGCTTCTACACGGAAAAGAACGCCAAAACAATATTTTCAATGTTCTCTGGGACAAAAAGGCTTCCCGGAATAAATGCCAACCTAAACCTGTGGCAAAGAGCATCTGCCGTTATTGCAGGTGTAGCAACCATATCTGTGTTGGTTTACGTGCTTAGCCTATAA
- a CDS encoding CidA/LrgA family protein, whose protein sequence is MIYGLFIIFLYLTIGNLISSMIDGFIPGSVIGMLLLFASLLLKIVKADKIRPTANTLTQNMSLFFLPAGVGIVTATAILEEYWASILLSSIISTVLVIITVGWIQQKMEKWKL, encoded by the coding sequence ATGATTTACGGCCTATTCATCATCTTCCTATACCTAACGATAGGAAATTTGATTAGCAGCATGATCGATGGCTTTATTCCTGGAAGTGTGATTGGAATGCTTCTCCTTTTTGCCTCATTGCTCCTTAAAATCGTAAAAGCAGATAAAATCCGTCCAACAGCCAATACATTAACTCAAAACATGTCGCTGTTTTTCCTGCCAGCAGGAGTTGGAATTGTTACGGCAACTGCCATTTTAGAGGAATACTGGGCTTCGATTTTGCTATCGAGCATTATTAGCACCGTGCTGGTTATTATTACTGTAGGTTGGATTCAACAAAAGATGGAGAAATGGAAACTGTAA
- a CDS encoding LrgB family protein yields METVKELFASQAFVLGFVLGIYTFSLWLFRKTKISLLHPLLTSILLIIVILKIFGVEYKTFEKGSDIVNFMLGPTVVALGVTLYDQVTHIKGNLFSILTSIFVGAIVGIASVTAVLYAMGANKALVATLQPKSVTTPIAMSISEKFGGLPALTAVIVVAVGIFGGIVGPFVLDKMGISSKIARGLALGAAAHGMGTARAMELGAIEGAISGLAIGLMGAATALLVPIMRMIM; encoded by the coding sequence ATGGAAACTGTAAAAGAGTTATTCGCCTCGCAGGCCTTTGTACTTGGTTTTGTGCTCGGAATTTACACCTTTAGCTTATGGCTATTCCGCAAAACCAAGATAAGCCTACTCCATCCGCTACTTACCAGCATACTGCTGATTATAGTTATTCTGAAGATATTTGGAGTTGAGTACAAGACCTTCGAAAAAGGCTCCGACATCGTCAACTTTATGCTAGGGCCCACCGTTGTTGCCCTCGGAGTTACCCTATACGATCAGGTTACCCATATTAAAGGAAATCTGTTTTCTATCCTTACATCAATTTTTGTTGGGGCTATAGTAGGTATTGCCAGCGTTACCGCAGTATTGTATGCGATGGGCGCAAACAAAGCCCTCGTGGCAACGCTCCAGCCCAAATCGGTTACTACGCCAATTGCCATGAGCATCTCCGAAAAGTTTGGAGGATTACCTGCACTAACCGCTGTAATTGTTGTTGCCGTTGGCATATTTGGAGGAATCGTAGGACCATTTGTACTCGATAAGATGGGTATATCTAGCAAGATTGCGCGAGGATTGGCTCTTGGAGCCGCTGCTCATGGAATGGGAACCGCCCGCGCAATGGAGCTGGGTGCCATAGAAGGAGCCATCAGCGGGCTTGCCATTGGACTAATGGGCGCAGCTACAGCGCTGCTTGTCCCAATTATGAGGATGATAATGTAA
- a CDS encoding DeoR/GlpR family DNA-binding transcription regulator, which produces MKITDRHKFILDKVLKEGTVSVVDLSEELKVSAVTIRKDLKFLEEKKLLFRAHGSASHFDPYVNDSPVNIKERIHVDEKRQIAQKAVEFIKPEDSIIIASGTTVLEVARAIDPYTKLTVLTAALNVAESLLGHKDLEIVMLGGVVRKSSFSAVGPYAEKMLNDFACNKLFLGVDGIDLEFGLTTTNMLEAHLNQKMIKAAQRIIVVADSSKFGRKGFGKICDIDAVDIIITDSGISSAFVKKIEEAGVKLIVA; this is translated from the coding sequence ATGAAAATCACTGATCGACATAAGTTTATTCTTGATAAGGTGCTTAAGGAAGGAACGGTTTCGGTTGTAGACTTAAGTGAAGAACTGAAAGTTTCGGCTGTAACTATTCGAAAGGATTTGAAATTCTTGGAGGAGAAGAAGCTTTTGTTTCGTGCTCATGGCAGTGCAAGCCACTTCGATCCTTACGTAAACGATAGTCCTGTTAATATAAAGGAGCGCATTCATGTAGATGAAAAGCGGCAAATCGCTCAGAAGGCTGTAGAGTTCATTAAGCCAGAAGATTCGATTATTATAGCTTCGGGCACTACGGTGCTAGAGGTTGCTCGTGCTATCGATCCTTACACAAAGCTTACGGTGCTTACTGCAGCGCTGAATGTTGCAGAATCGCTGCTGGGGCATAAGGATTTGGAAATTGTGATGCTTGGTGGTGTGGTGCGAAAGAGCTCCTTCTCTGCCGTGGGGCCTTATGCCGAAAAGATGCTTAACGACTTTGCCTGCAATAAGCTTTTCTTGGGAGTTGATGGTATCGATTTAGAATTTGGTTTGACTACCACCAATATGCTTGAGGCTCACCTTAATCAAAAGATGATAAAAGCTGCTCAACGAATAATCGTGGTTGCCGACTCATCGAAGTTCGGGCGCAAAGGGTTTGGCAAGATTTGCGACATCGACGCTGTTGATATCATTATTACCGATAGCGGCATTAGTTCTGCTTTTGTCAAGAAGATTGAGGAGGCCGGCGTTAAATTGATTGTCGCTTAG
- a CDS encoding glycerol-3-phosphate dehydrogenase/oxidase: MRREEQIHKMEDASIVWDIVVIGGGATGLGTALDAALRGLKVLLIEQADFTKGTSSRSTKLVHGGVRYLAQGDVALVLEALHERGLLLKNAPHLVKNQSFIIPNYRWWEGAFYTIGLTLYDILAGRLSLGRSVHIGKKKAIKNLPLLKQSSLYGGVIYHDGQFDDSRLAINVAQSCVENSGCVVNYVKATGLTKDANGKISGVEVKDLESNRNHTVKAKSVVNATGVFVDSIMQMDTPEAKDMVRPSQGVHLVLDRSFLQSDYALMIPKTDDGRVLFAVPWHNQVVVGTTDTLREKPELEPQALEQEIEFILNTAGRYLTKKPTRKDVLSIFAGLRPLAAPKGEGKNTKEISRSHKVIVSDSGLITITGGKWTTFRKMAEDAVDTAIKNVGLIANKCVTTKFKIHGYRPNPDLNNHMYVYGSDMDQILDLEKQNPEFAEKLHPNHEYRASEVVWAVRSEMARTVEDVLARRVRVLFLNAKLSIEMAPKVAQIMAKELGKDQQWIDEQVIAYTKLANGFIVR; this comes from the coding sequence ATGAGAAGAGAAGAACAGATCCATAAAATGGAGGATGCCAGCATTGTTTGGGACATAGTAGTAATCGGTGGAGGAGCAACAGGCCTAGGTACTGCGCTCGATGCAGCACTCCGAGGATTAAAAGTTTTACTAATAGAACAAGCTGACTTTACAAAGGGAACATCAAGCCGAAGCACCAAGCTAGTACACGGAGGTGTACGATACCTGGCTCAGGGCGATGTTGCGCTGGTTCTTGAGGCATTGCACGAACGTGGACTTCTACTCAAGAACGCCCCTCACCTCGTTAAGAATCAATCGTTCATCATTCCAAACTATCGTTGGTGGGAAGGTGCATTCTACACTATTGGACTTACGCTTTACGATATTCTTGCAGGAAGATTAAGCCTTGGAAGATCGGTTCATATCGGGAAAAAGAAGGCGATAAAAAATCTGCCTCTCCTTAAGCAAAGCAGCCTTTATGGCGGCGTAATCTACCACGACGGACAGTTTGACGACTCTCGCCTTGCCATCAATGTGGCTCAATCGTGCGTAGAGAACAGCGGATGCGTTGTAAACTACGTAAAGGCAACCGGATTGACAAAGGACGCCAACGGAAAAATCTCCGGCGTTGAGGTGAAGGATCTCGAAAGCAATCGAAACCATACGGTAAAGGCGAAAAGCGTTGTTAATGCAACCGGGGTATTCGTAGATTCAATCATGCAGATGGACACCCCTGAGGCTAAAGATATGGTTCGCCCAAGTCAAGGCGTACACCTTGTACTAGACAGATCGTTCCTACAAAGCGACTACGCGCTGATGATCCCAAAGACCGACGACGGTCGCGTACTCTTTGCCGTACCTTGGCATAACCAAGTGGTAGTTGGAACAACCGACACCCTTCGCGAAAAGCCAGAACTAGAACCTCAAGCCCTTGAGCAGGAAATCGAGTTCATCCTCAATACAGCTGGAAGGTATTTGACCAAGAAGCCTACACGCAAAGATGTTCTTTCTATATTCGCAGGGCTTCGTCCGCTTGCTGCACCAAAGGGTGAAGGAAAGAATACCAAAGAAATTTCGCGTAGCCATAAGGTTATTGTATCTGATAGCGGTCTGATTACCATCACCGGAGGTAAATGGACTACCTTTAGAAAGATGGCAGAAGATGCTGTAGACACCGCCATCAAAAATGTAGGATTGATAGCAAACAAATGCGTCACCACGAAGTTTAAGATACATGGATACCGACCAAACCCCGACCTTAACAACCACATGTACGTATACGGCTCGGATATGGATCAGATCCTCGATTTGGAAAAACAAAATCCCGAATTCGCTGAAAAGCTCCATCCTAACCACGAGTATCGTGCATCGGAAGTTGTTTGGGCGGTACGCAGCGAAATGGCACGCACTGTAGAAGATGTTCTTGCCCGTAGGGTTAGAGTTCTCTTCCTCAACGCAAAGCTAAGCATCGAGATGGCGCCTAAGGTTGCACAAATCATGGCAAAGGAGCTGGGTAAAGACCAGCAGTGGATTGACGAGCAAGTAATTGCATACACAAAACTAGCAAATGGGTTTATTGTGAGATAG
- the glpK gene encoding glycerol kinase GlpK, with the protein MSKTTEKYILALDQGTTSSRAIIFEHSGEIKAVSQKPFEQIFPKPGWVEHDPNEIWYTQASVAAEAIAKAGLNGTDIAAIGITNQRETTIVWDRETGLPIYNAIVWQDRRTAKYCDELKEQGLAAKIQEKTGLVLDAYFSATKVKWILDNIDGARSRAEKGKLCFGTVDSWLIWKFTQGKEHLTDVTNASRTLLFNINTMQWDKELMELFTIPESMLPEVKSCSEVYCETATTLFATHIPIAGIAGDQQAALFGQLCLHEGMAKNTYGTGCFLMMNTGSTPVKSKNNLLTTVAWKINGQTTYALEGSVFVGGAAIQWLRDGAKLIKNASETEAMATSVEDNGGVYFVPALTGLGAPYWDQYARGTMVGITRGTSREHMVRAALEAIDFQVYDVLEAMEHDSGKKSHELRVDGGAVANNFLMQFQADIFKGKVIRPKVLETTALGAAYLAGLAVGFWNSTDDLQKQWSIDKVFEPKMEKTRVEKYLKQWHKAVERAQSWIDQNEE; encoded by the coding sequence ATGAGCAAGACAACAGAAAAGTACATCTTAGCCCTAGACCAAGGTACAACCAGTTCCAGGGCAATTATTTTCGAACATTCGGGCGAAATTAAGGCAGTATCGCAAAAGCCTTTTGAGCAAATCTTCCCCAAACCTGGCTGGGTTGAGCACGACCCAAACGAGATTTGGTACACCCAGGCATCGGTTGCAGCCGAAGCTATCGCTAAGGCAGGACTTAATGGTACCGACATCGCGGCAATTGGTATTACCAACCAACGTGAAACTACCATTGTATGGGACCGCGAAACCGGGCTACCTATATATAATGCGATTGTCTGGCAGGATAGACGTACCGCAAAGTACTGCGACGAGCTAAAAGAGCAAGGCTTAGCTGCGAAGATCCAGGAAAAAACGGGGCTAGTTCTTGATGCCTACTTTTCTGCCACTAAGGTTAAGTGGATTCTCGACAACATCGACGGAGCACGCTCGAGAGCCGAAAAGGGCAAGCTCTGCTTCGGCACGGTGGACAGCTGGCTGATATGGAAATTCACCCAAGGTAAGGAGCACCTAACCGACGTAACCAACGCTAGCCGGACCCTGCTATTCAACATCAACACGATGCAGTGGGATAAGGAGCTGATGGAGCTGTTTACCATTCCAGAAAGCATGTTACCCGAGGTTAAGTCGTGTAGCGAGGTGTACTGCGAGACAGCAACCACCCTTTTTGCAACACATATTCCTATTGCAGGTATTGCCGGCGACCAGCAGGCAGCTCTTTTCGGACAGCTTTGCCTACACGAAGGTATGGCAAAGAACACCTACGGAACCGGCTGCTTCCTGATGATGAACACCGGAAGCACCCCTGTAAAATCGAAAAACAACCTACTCACCACCGTTGCATGGAAGATTAACGGACAAACCACCTACGCCCTCGAAGGTAGCGTATTCGTAGGTGGTGCAGCCATCCAGTGGCTTCGCGACGGTGCAAAACTCATCAAAAACGCTTCGGAAACAGAGGCAATGGCTACCAGCGTAGAGGATAACGGAGGCGTATACTTTGTTCCTGCACTTACCGGACTTGGCGCTCCCTACTGGGATCAGTACGCCCGCGGAACCATGGTGGGCATCACCCGCGGCACCTCGCGCGAGCACATGGTACGCGCAGCGCTAGAGGCTATTGACTTCCAAGTTTACGATGTACTAGAGGCTATGGAGCACGACTCGGGCAAAAAATCGCACGAGCTACGCGTTGATGGTGGCGCTGTTGCCAACAACTTCCTAATGCAGTTCCAAGCAGACATCTTTAAAGGCAAGGTTATCCGTCCGAAAGTACTAGAAACAACCGCACTTGGAGCAGCCTACTTGGCTGGTCTTGCAGTCGGCTTCTGGAATAGCACCGACGACCTGCAAAAGCAGTGGTCTATCGATAAGGTATTCGAGCCCAAAATGGAAAAGACTCGCGTAGAGAAGTACCTTAAGCAGTGGCACAAGGCCGTTGAGCGCGCTCAGAGCTGGATTGACCAGAACGAAGAATAG
- a CDS encoding MIP/aquaporin family protein — protein MNAFTAEFLGTMLLILMGCGVVANVILKGTKGNGSGWIVITTGWALGVFIGVTVAGPYSGAHLNPAVTISLAIAGKFAWASVPAYIGAQMLGAATGAFLIWLSYNDHFNQTEDKATKLAVFSTGPAIRNYPLNFICEVIGTFALLFVILFFTDAKIQDATGTTIGLGSLGAIPVAFLVWVIGLSLGGTTGYAINPARDLGPRIMHAILPMKNKGGSDWAYSWIPVIAPITGGTLAAALYLFLV, from the coding sequence ATGAACGCATTTACCGCAGAATTCTTAGGCACCATGCTCCTTATTTTAATGGGTTGTGGAGTAGTTGCCAACGTCATCCTAAAGGGAACAAAAGGCAATGGAAGTGGCTGGATTGTAATAACCACAGGATGGGCATTGGGCGTATTTATCGGCGTTACCGTTGCCGGTCCCTATAGCGGAGCCCACCTCAACCCTGCCGTAACTATCTCCCTAGCCATCGCCGGCAAGTTTGCATGGGCAAGTGTACCAGCTTACATCGGAGCACAAATGCTAGGTGCCGCTACTGGTGCCTTCCTGATATGGCTATCCTACAACGATCACTTCAACCAAACGGAAGATAAGGCAACCAAGCTAGCCGTATTCAGCACGGGTCCTGCCATCCGCAACTATCCGCTCAACTTCATCTGCGAGGTTATCGGAACATTTGCGCTGCTGTTTGTCATCCTATTCTTCACGGATGCTAAGATTCAGGATGCCACTGGTACAACAATCGGTTTAGGCTCGCTAGGTGCTATTCCTGTAGCATTCCTGGTTTGGGTAATTGGCCTTTCGCTAGGTGGAACTACCGGCTACGCCATCAACCCAGCGCGCGACCTTGGCCCACGTATCATGCACGCCATCCTTCCTATGAAGAATAAGGGAGGTAGCGATTGGGCATACTCTTGGATTCCTGTTATTGCGCCTATTACAGGTGGAACGCTAGCAGCAGCTTTATACCTGTTCTTGGTATAG
- a CDS encoding RagB/SusD family nutrient uptake outer membrane protein, protein MKIVNKLFMLMSIVGLAACSDLDYDEHVSADKNDVFTSFDKTRGFVTDIYGQLGGFVTFDNGMLASATDEAVFSKPSSRVHDFYNGSWSAIRTMTNWSNYYKAIRSVNTFLIESKGQTFSQFANNKDYKEQMDRFNNYQWEVRFLRAYFYFELVKTYGDVPFVGDKVLSAEEANTITRTPAKEIFDYINKECTEIIPNLPPTYVGSVYKEIGRVTRAAAMALKARAALYAASPLFNKDNNKELWKAAALASKELLDFASSNGIKLGAYEKNWGVDNYKNAEVIFARGTGDSNWMEYANFPVGVEGGGGGNCPSQTLVDAYQMKTTGKYWDEAGSGYDPASPWVGRDPRFYLTVAKNGDTKWPTYNTKPLETFEGGVNGAPLAGATPTGYYLKKWIEVSVDLRPGKETSKRHSWVIFRLGEFYLNYAEAVYRYLGSPDATSAEFPMSAIAAVNVIRSRTGVAMPALPAGMDNATFEKSYMNERFVELAFEDHRFYDVRRWKKGPEFFTKVGVLHLKKDAQGSLVYERGYQSRIWEDKMYFAPIPYAEIVINPNLKQNTGW, encoded by the coding sequence ATGAAGATAGTTAATAAACTTTTTATGCTAATGTCTATAGTTGGGCTGGCTGCTTGTAGCGATCTTGACTATGATGAGCATGTAAGTGCTGATAAGAATGATGTATTTACCAGCTTCGATAAAACTCGGGGGTTCGTTACGGATATATATGGACAGCTTGGTGGTTTTGTAACGTTTGACAATGGAATGTTAGCTTCGGCAACTGACGAGGCTGTTTTTTCGAAGCCATCATCACGAGTTCACGACTTTTATAATGGTTCGTGGAGCGCTATTCGTACAATGACCAACTGGAGCAACTACTATAAAGCCATTCGTTCGGTGAATACTTTCCTTATTGAGTCTAAGGGGCAAACATTTTCGCAGTTCGCCAATAATAAGGATTACAAGGAGCAAATGGATCGCTTTAATAACTACCAGTGGGAGGTCCGCTTTTTGAGAGCCTACTTCTATTTTGAGCTGGTAAAAACCTATGGAGATGTTCCGTTTGTTGGAGATAAGGTTCTTTCTGCTGAGGAAGCGAATACCATTACAAGAACGCCTGCAAAGGAGATCTTCGACTATATAAATAAGGAGTGTACGGAAATTATTCCGAATCTTCCGCCAACCTATGTGGGATCGGTTTACAAGGAAATTGGGCGTGTAACTCGTGCTGCTGCCATGGCGCTAAAGGCTCGCGCGGCCCTATATGCGGCAAGCCCTCTTTTTAATAAGGATAACAACAAGGAGCTATGGAAAGCTGCGGCTCTTGCTTCGAAGGAGTTACTCGATTTTGCCAGTTCTAACGGAATTAAGCTAGGTGCATACGAGAAGAATTGGGGCGTTGATAACTATAAAAACGCAGAGGTAATCTTTGCTCGTGGTACTGGTGACAGTAACTGGATGGAGTATGCCAACTTTCCTGTTGGGGTTGAAGGAGGCGGTGGAGGAAACTGCCCCAGCCAAACCCTTGTAGATGCCTACCAAATGAAGACCACTGGTAAATACTGGGATGAGGCAGGAAGTGGTTATGACCCTGCTTCCCCTTGGGTTGGCCGAGATCCTCGGTTTTACCTAACTGTAGCAAAGAACGGCGACACTAAGTGGCCAACCTACAACACCAAACCGCTCGAAACCTTCGAAGGAGGGGTAAATGGAGCTCCTTTGGCTGGTGCTACGCCTACAGGCTACTATCTGAAAAAGTGGATAGAGGTTTCGGTGGATTTACGTCCAGGAAAGGAAACTTCTAAGCGCCATAGTTGGGTAATCTTCCGTTTGGGTGAATTCTACCTAAACTATGCTGAAGCCGTATACCGTTATCTAGGTAGCCCTGATGCTACGTCTGCAGAGTTCCCCATGTCGGCTATTGCGGCAGTTAACGTTATTCGTAGTCGTACCGGGGTGGCAATGCCTGCTCTTCCTGCTGGAATGGACAATGCAACCTTCGAAAAAAGCTACATGAATGAGCGATTTGTGGAACTCGCTTTTGAGGATCACCGTTTCTACGATGTGCGAAGGTGGAAGAAGGGACCCGAATTCTTTACTAAGGTTGGTGTGCTGCACCTAAAAAAGGATGCCCAAGGGAGCCTTGTTTACGAGCGTGGCTACCAGTCTCGAATTTGGGAGGACAAAATGTATTTTGCTCCAATCCCTTATGCAGAAATTGTAATAAATCCAAACCTGAAGCAGAATACAGGTTGGTAG